A DNA window from Aminipila luticellarii contains the following coding sequences:
- the phoU gene encoding phosphate signaling complex protein PhoU, translated as MRNRFDTQLTLLNKEIIEMGALCETTINDAVKALIEKDKELAKKTIEAEKQIDQKEKDIEALCLKLLLQQQPVARDLRLISAALKMITDMERIGDQAADIADIVMLADLSLPTDFKDIKQMAEATIKMVTESVEAFVQRDLVLAKEVIAYDDVVDNLFDVIKNEVIDTIGNMPKQSREEQNKMGLDVIDILMIAKYFERIGDHATNIAEWVEFSITGTHMEQEE; from the coding sequence GTGCGAAACAGATTTGATACGCAGCTGACATTACTGAACAAGGAGATTATTGAAATGGGTGCGTTGTGCGAGACAACGATCAACGACGCCGTGAAAGCACTTATTGAAAAAGACAAAGAGTTGGCGAAGAAAACCATTGAAGCAGAAAAGCAGATCGATCAGAAGGAAAAGGATATTGAGGCTTTGTGCCTAAAGCTTTTATTACAACAGCAGCCGGTAGCCAGAGATTTGAGACTGATTTCTGCCGCTTTAAAAATGATTACAGATATGGAGCGAATAGGGGATCAGGCTGCAGATATTGCAGATATTGTTATGCTGGCGGATCTGTCCCTTCCTACAGACTTTAAGGACATAAAGCAGATGGCAGAAGCGACGATTAAGATGGTAACGGAAAGCGTCGAAGCCTTTGTGCAGAGGGATTTAGTTCTAGCAAAGGAAGTCATTGCATATGACGATGTGGTAGACAATCTTTTTGATGTGATCAAAAATGAGGTAATAGATACCATTGGAAACATGCCAAAACAAAGCCGGGAAGAGCAAAATAAAATGGGGCTGGATGTTATAGATATATTGATGATAGCAAAATATTTTGAACGAATAGGAGATCATGCGACGAATATTGCCGAATGGGTGGAATTTTCCATTACAGGCACGCATATGGAGCAGGAGGAGTAG
- the pstB gene encoding phosphate ABC transporter ATP-binding protein PstB, whose protein sequence is MDKIKVKNLDLYYGDFKALKNVNLALPEKEITAFIGPSGCGKSTLLKSLNRMNDLVEGCQITGEVLLDDRDIYGSMDINLLRKRVGMVFQKPNPFPMSIYDNIAFGPRTHGIKSRSKLDDIIEKSLRDAAIWDEVKDRLKKSALGLSGGQQQRLCIARALAVEPEVLLMDEPTSALDPISTSKIEDLALELKKNYTIIMVTHNMQQAARISDKTAFFLLGEVIEFGDTEELFSVPKNKKTEDYITGRFG, encoded by the coding sequence ATGGATAAAATTAAAGTAAAAAATTTAGATTTATATTACGGGGATTTTAAAGCTTTAAAAAATGTAAATCTCGCATTGCCGGAGAAGGAAATAACCGCTTTTATAGGACCCAGCGGCTGCGGGAAATCGACCCTTCTTAAATCCCTGAACCGCATGAATGATCTGGTGGAGGGCTGTCAGATAACCGGAGAAGTTCTGCTGGACGATCGGGACATATATGGCAGCATGGACATCAACCTGCTCCGGAAGCGTGTAGGTATGGTGTTCCAGAAACCGAATCCATTTCCAATGAGCATCTATGACAACATTGCTTTTGGGCCGAGGACTCACGGAATAAAATCCAGAAGTAAGCTGGATGACATCATAGAAAAATCCTTACGAGATGCGGCCATTTGGGATGAGGTAAAGGATCGTTTGAAGAAAAGTGCGTTGGGGCTGTCGGGAGGGCAGCAGCAGAGGCTTTGTATTGCAAGAGCCTTGGCTGTGGAACCGGAGGTGCTTTTAATGGATGAGCCGACTTCTGCGCTGGATCCGATTTCTACATCTAAAATAGAGGATCTGGCTCTGGAGCTGAAAAAGAATTACACCATTATTATGGTTACGCACAACATGCAGCAGGCGGCCCGTATTTCGGATAAAACAGCCTTCTTCCTTTTAGGAGAGGTCATCGAATTTGGTGACACGGAAGAGCTGTTTTCTGTTCCTAAAAACAAAAAAACAGAAGATTACATTACCGGAAGATTTGGCTGA
- the pstA gene encoding phosphate ABC transporter permease PstA encodes MEEARREINAINTVKVRDKVKAYFRNPVSFILFLLVMAAAILTFVVLMFLVGYILTKGIPHLTPSLFEFKYTTENVSLMPALINTIVMTIFSLLIAAPLGIFSAIFLVEYAKRGNKFVSLIRITAETLAGIPSIVYGLFGMLFFVTALHWGYSILAGAFTLAIMILPLIMRTTEEALKAVPDSFREGSFGLGAGKLRTVFVIVLPTAVPGILAGVILGIGRIVGETAALIYTAGTVADIPQNLMGSGRTLAVHMYALSSEGLYMNQAYATAVILLIIVVVINTLSGFIAKKIAAR; translated from the coding sequence ATGGAGGAAGCTAGACGAGAAATAAATGCCATTAATACCGTAAAAGTAAGAGATAAAGTAAAAGCTTATTTTAGAAATCCTGTTTCATTTATTTTGTTTTTACTGGTCATGGCAGCAGCGATTCTGACCTTTGTGGTCCTGATGTTTTTAGTGGGGTATATTCTGACAAAAGGAATACCGCATTTAACGCCGAGTCTGTTTGAGTTTAAATATACCACAGAAAATGTATCGTTGATGCCGGCATTGATTAATACTATTGTCATGACGATTTTTTCCCTGCTTATAGCCGCACCGTTAGGTATTTTTTCGGCAATTTTTCTGGTGGAATACGCAAAACGGGGCAATAAGTTTGTCAGTTTGATCCGAATTACGGCAGAGACCCTGGCGGGAATTCCTTCCATCGTTTATGGGTTATTTGGTATGCTGTTCTTTGTAACGGCACTTCATTGGGGCTATTCGATTTTGGCGGGAGCATTCACCCTAGCCATCATGATACTGCCTTTGATTATGCGTACAACGGAAGAAGCCTTGAAAGCTGTTCCAGATTCTTTCAGAGAGGGCAGCTTTGGACTGGGAGCCGGTAAGCTCCGTACAGTTTTTGTCATTGTTCTTCCCACGGCAGTGCCCGGCATACTGGCAGGTGTCATACTGGGAATCGGACGAATCGTAGGAGAAACGGCAGCATTGATTTATACGGCGGGAACGGTGGCAGATATTCCGCAGAATCTGATGGGCTCGGGGAGAACCTTAGCCGTGCATATGTATGCGCTGTCCAGTGAAGGACTGTACATGAATCAGGCGTATGCTACGGCGGTGATATTGTTGATCATTGTGGTAGTAATCAATACTCTTTCCGGCTTTATTGCAAAAAAGATTGCCGCGCGTTAA
- the pstC gene encoding phosphate ABC transporter permease subunit PstC: MNTFKELFMKCVFLAAACTSVLAVALICIFLFANGIPAIKEIGIFDFILGRTWRPSNDVYGIFPMILGSIYVTAGAILLGVPIGLLTAVFMARFCPKLIYKPLKAATELLAGIPSIVYGFFGLVVLVPFVRENFDGNGSSIFTASVLLGIMILPTIIGVSESAIRTVPEQYYEGALALGATHERSIFWVVLPAAKSGVIAGVVLGIGRAIGETMAVMMVAGNQARMPAGLFKGVRTMTTNIVMEMGYAAGLHREALIATAVVLFVFILIINLSVSILNRRNLNGGS; encoded by the coding sequence ATGAATACATTTAAAGAACTGTTTATGAAATGCGTATTTCTTGCAGCTGCCTGCACTTCGGTGCTGGCAGTTGCATTGATATGCATCTTTCTGTTCGCAAACGGCATACCGGCTATAAAAGAAATAGGTATTTTTGATTTTATTTTAGGGCGGACATGGCGGCCCTCCAACGATGTATACGGCATTTTCCCGATGATACTGGGAAGTATCTATGTAACAGCAGGGGCTATTTTACTGGGTGTTCCCATAGGCCTGCTGACAGCAGTTTTTATGGCTAGGTTCTGCCCGAAGTTAATTTATAAGCCTCTCAAGGCAGCCACAGAACTGTTGGCGGGAATCCCGTCCATTGTATATGGATTCTTTGGATTAGTAGTTCTGGTTCCGTTTGTAAGGGAAAATTTTGACGGAAACGGCAGCAGTATATTTACCGCTTCTGTTCTCCTTGGAATCATGATTCTGCCTACAATCATCGGGGTCAGTGAGTCTGCCATACGAACGGTGCCGGAACAGTACTATGAAGGAGCCTTGGCACTGGGCGCCACCCATGAAAGAAGTATTTTCTGGGTCGTGCTTCCGGCAGCAAAGTCAGGTGTAATCGCTGGTGTGGTTCTTGGAATAGGACGTGCTATCGGGGAGACTATGGCGGTCATGATGGTAGCTGGAAATCAGGCAAGGATGCCTGCGGGACTCTTTAAAGGCGTGAGAACCATGACAACGAACATTGTTATGGAAATGGGGTATGCGGCAGGGCTTCACCGAGAAGCTCTTATTGCTACCGCTGTAGTTCTATTCGTTTTTATACTTATCATCAATTTATCGGTATCGATTTTGAACAGGAGGAATTTAAATGGAGGAAGCTAG
- a CDS encoding substrate-binding domain-containing protein, with amino-acid sequence MKNGFKRFLAFAAVTALIAGSLAGCGSKDGADGSDKSKTSQDISVISREEGSGTRGAFIELFGIEEKNGAGEKVDKTTEEANITNSTSVMMTSVAGDTYAIGYVSLGSLNDTVKALKIDGVAPSKEAIKDSTYKIARPFNIATKGEVSKVTQDFINYIMSADGQKVVEDNGYISVGEAPDFSGTMPKGKIVIAGSSSVTPVMEKLKEAYLAVNPNASIEIQQSDSTTGMTSAIDGICDIGMASRELKEEETSGGLKATVIAMDGIAVIVNKNLEVDELTSDQVKSIFTGKISSWSDIIK; translated from the coding sequence ATGAAAAATGGATTCAAAAGGTTTTTAGCCTTTGCGGCAGTAACGGCCCTTATTGCAGGAAGTCTGGCAGGATGCGGAAGCAAGGACGGTGCAGACGGTTCGGATAAGTCAAAGACAAGTCAGGACATTTCTGTCATATCAAGAGAAGAGGGTTCCGGAACGAGAGGTGCGTTTATTGAGTTGTTCGGCATCGAAGAGAAAAACGGGGCAGGAGAAAAAGTGGACAAAACAACGGAAGAAGCCAACATTACCAACAGCACGTCTGTCATGATGACAAGTGTGGCAGGAGATACGTACGCAATCGGATATGTCTCTCTCGGTTCCCTCAACGATACGGTCAAGGCTCTTAAAATTGACGGTGTGGCACCGAGCAAGGAAGCCATCAAGGATAGCACCTATAAGATTGCAAGACCGTTCAATATAGCTACAAAGGGAGAGGTAAGCAAGGTTACACAGGATTTTATAAACTACATTATGAGTGCGGACGGCCAGAAGGTGGTTGAAGACAACGGATATATTTCCGTCGGGGAAGCACCGGATTTCTCCGGGACTATGCCGAAAGGAAAAATCGTTATTGCAGGTTCTTCCTCTGTAACACCGGTCATGGAAAAGTTAAAAGAAGCCTATCTGGCAGTAAACCCTAACGCTTCTATTGAAATCCAGCAGAGCGATTCCACCACAGGAATGACCTCCGCAATCGACGGAATTTGTGATATTGGTATGGCTTCCAGAGAACTGAAAGAGGAAGAGACCAGCGGAGGTTTAAAAGCTACGGTCATTGCAATGGACGGCATAGCAGTAATCGTAAACAAGAACTTAGAAGTAGATGAATTGACATCTGATCAGGTAAAGTCCATCTTTACGGGAAAAATCTCAAGCTGGTCGGATATTATCAAATAA
- a CDS encoding patatin-like phospholipase family protein — MEYPYRNLVLSGGGILGIAYIGMLDYLYRIELIKDIKRIAGSSAGAIAACITSFDLPFEEMRAITESLDYSKIPLNSNSTESFYFTKSEKVQLDKIFENAECVYRLVKKYGWYSSGYFYDWIRDQIHAQFDPRKKKPPYTFEDFRNPAIHKNEHEFKELYIVGTDVAANGSIVFSAKDTPYFEVAEAVRISMSVPLFFEAVKTDQPIGDDRKQPRIYADGGIMYRYPITLFDKECPENQTVGALLTGKNQDQDREINNLLDYIRNLISCAEAVQTEFSYSDPENMKRTIQILTGKISSLNFDIKKGDAAYTYLYEQGYKAAEKYFSAVFSS, encoded by the coding sequence ATGGAATATCCATATCGAAATTTAGTATTATCCGGAGGAGGAATCTTAGGCATTGCTTATATTGGTATGCTGGACTATCTCTATCGAATTGAGCTTATAAAGGACATAAAGCGCATAGCGGGATCATCGGCAGGAGCCATCGCTGCCTGCATCACATCCTTCGATCTTCCGTTCGAAGAAATGCGAGCCATTACAGAGTCTCTGGATTATAGCAAAATCCCATTGAACAGCAATTCTACGGAATCTTTTTATTTCACAAAATCAGAAAAGGTGCAATTAGATAAAATATTTGAAAATGCCGAATGTGTTTACAGGCTGGTCAAGAAATACGGCTGGTATTCCTCCGGTTATTTTTATGATTGGATACGGGATCAGATTCATGCGCAGTTTGATCCCCGGAAGAAAAAGCCGCCATATACTTTTGAGGATTTTAGAAATCCCGCGATTCATAAAAACGAGCACGAATTTAAGGAGCTTTATATCGTCGGAACAGATGTTGCGGCAAATGGATCTATTGTTTTTTCGGCAAAGGATACGCCATATTTTGAAGTAGCGGAAGCTGTTCGGATCTCCATGTCCGTGCCTCTTTTCTTTGAAGCAGTCAAAACAGACCAACCCATAGGAGATGACCGTAAGCAGCCTAGAATCTACGCTGACGGAGGAATCATGTATCGGTATCCCATTACCTTATTTGATAAGGAATGCCCTGAGAATCAAACCGTGGGCGCCCTGCTCACCGGAAAAAATCAAGATCAGGACAGAGAAATTAACAATTTATTGGATTATATCCGTAATCTGATTTCATGTGCGGAGGCTGTTCAGACAGAATTCTCCTATAGCGATCCTGAAAACATGAAACGCACCATTCAGATTTTAACAGGCAAAATTTCTTCTTTGAATTTTGATATTAAAAAAGGAGATGCCGCCTATACCTATTTATACGAACAGGGCTATAAGGCAGCAGAAAAATATTTCAGTGCCGTATTTAGTTCGTGA
- a CDS encoding NAD-dependent protein deacylase has product MSKEIEQLSTIIQDSSNIVFFGGAGVSTESNIPDFRSESGLYRAMNKYGKSPETMLSHSFFQNNLETFYDYYKNNLIYKEAKPNKAHLALAKLEAEGKLKAVVTQNIDGLHQLAGSKRVFELHGSVLRNNCMRCGEFYDLDYILKPENCKEKEGLKTLVPTCKKCGGIVKPDVVLYEECLNDEVIQGAVDAISKADTLIVGGTSLVVYPAAGLINYFRGNNLILINKSKTQYDHKANLVIYDAIGKVLGEVCGI; this is encoded by the coding sequence ATGAGTAAAGAAATAGAACAACTATCAACTATCATTCAAGACAGCAGCAATATTGTTTTCTTCGGGGGAGCAGGTGTGTCCACGGAAAGTAACATCCCAGACTTTCGTTCTGAGAGCGGGCTTTATCGGGCCATGAACAAATATGGAAAATCCCCCGAAACAATGCTTTCTCATAGCTTTTTTCAAAACAACTTAGAAACCTTTTATGACTATTATAAAAATAACCTGATTTATAAAGAGGCAAAACCCAACAAAGCCCATCTGGCTCTCGCCAAACTGGAAGCGGAAGGCAAGTTGAAGGCTGTCGTAACCCAAAATATAGATGGGCTTCACCAACTGGCCGGCAGTAAAAGGGTTTTTGAATTGCACGGCTCTGTGCTGCGAAATAACTGTATGCGATGCGGAGAATTTTACGATCTGGACTACATCTTGAAGCCAGAAAACTGCAAAGAAAAGGAAGGATTAAAGACACTGGTTCCCACTTGCAAAAAATGCGGCGGGATTGTCAAACCGGATGTGGTTCTTTATGAAGAATGCTTGAACGACGAGGTGATCCAAGGGGCCGTCGACGCCATTTCTAAGGCCGATACCCTGATCGTCGGCGGCACGTCCCTAGTGGTATACCCTGCCGCAGGACTGATCAACTACTTTAGAGGAAACAATCTGATCCTGATCAACAAATCAAAAACACAATATGACCATAAGGCGAATCTGGTCATCTATGATGCCATCGGAAAGGTTCTCGGAGAGGTCTGCGGGATTTAA
- a CDS encoding AAA family ATPase has protein sequence MTVYLDRFHFPDNVSEEIFLSNEERLKATCYSSVYPFTLFFEKGLEELKFEPVTFLYGGNGSGKTTILNIIAEKMKIQRGTYFNKSDFFDDYVGLCEQHTINSSFSIWRNSRIITSDDVFDYMLAVRCVNEKIDIKRENLFDEYMETKYSSFQMRSLDDYEQLKKNNDVKKHTFSKYVKRNLMGNIREQSNGESAFWFFTENIKENALYLLDEPENSLAVELQVKLLKFIEDSARFFGCQFIIATHSPFLLSMKESQIYDLDETPIAGKKWTELENVRSYFNFFKEHEEEFK, from the coding sequence ATGACCGTATATTTGGATCGTTTCCACTTTCCCGATAACGTGAGCGAGGAAATTTTTTTATCAAATGAGGAGAGACTGAAAGCAACGTGTTACTCTTCCGTATATCCGTTCACTTTATTTTTTGAAAAAGGATTGGAAGAACTGAAATTTGAGCCTGTTACATTTTTATACGGCGGAAATGGTTCCGGAAAGACAACGATTCTGAACATCATTGCGGAGAAAATGAAAATTCAGAGGGGAACGTATTTTAATAAAAGCGACTTTTTTGATGATTATGTAGGACTTTGTGAGCAACACACCATAAACAGTTCGTTTTCTATTTGGAGAAACAGCAGGATTATTACAAGCGATGACGTATTCGATTATATGCTAGCTGTCCGATGTGTAAATGAGAAAATTGATATCAAAAGAGAAAATTTATTTGATGAGTATATGGAAACCAAATATTCCTCATTTCAAATGAGATCGCTGGATGATTATGAACAGTTAAAGAAAAATAATGATGTAAAAAAACACACCTTTTCAAAATATGTAAAAAGGAATTTAATGGGAAATATCCGGGAGCAGTCTAACGGAGAAAGTGCTTTTTGGTTTTTTACCGAGAATATCAAAGAAAACGCATTGTATTTGTTGGATGAGCCGGAAAATAGTCTTGCTGTGGAGCTGCAAGTAAAGCTTTTGAAGTTTATAGAGGATTCGGCAAGATTTTTTGGCTGTCAGTTCATCATTGCTACGCATTCTCCCTTTTTATTATCCATGAAAGAATCCCAAATCTATGATTTAGATGAAACACCTATAGCAGGAAAGAAATGGACAGAACTGGAGAATGTAAGAAGTTACTTTAACTTTTTTAAGGAGCATGAAGAGGAGTTCAAATAA
- a CDS encoding heavy metal translocating P-type ATPase gives MKSWIIEEDKRNLIWVILSGAALLGSLFHWQEGALPFDPAWAAIVLCGIPILVGAIKGLVVDHDIKADVLVSIALVASVFIGEYFAAGEVAFIMAIGTLLENGTSKRANQSIENLMKLTPRTARVIRKGREEIIPAEQVKVDDILVVLAGEAIAADGVILSGQTSIDQSVMTGESLPVDKTAGDPVTSGTVNQYGTFTMRATQVGEDSSLQRMIKLVKEAGANKAPIISLADRWATWMVWAALGAAVITGLVTGEWIRAVTVLVVFCPCAFILATPTAIMAGIGNAAAYGIIIRSGDALERFAKVKHMAFDKTGTLTYGKLKVIALKSFNDSLSEEKVLYYAATAEQRSEHPIGKSICAHYRALREQDLIKKSEKKVMLEPQDFILLAGQGVRAQIDGQEILIGKPDLFQQEQIFISKEIEDISEDYLKKGATVVYIGINRHMAGLIALSDTVREDAERMISKLKSLHIEPLLLTGDNSDAAQDISEKVAISKVKANLLPEDKMKELKRYTDENKPVCMVGDGINDALALKSAYAGVAMGGIGSSIAVEAADAVLVGDDIQRIPYLIRLSQKTMRKIKVNIVFSMCLNLLAVILSAMGILNPVLGALVHNAGSVAVVINSALLLTSKDE, from the coding sequence ATGAAAAGCTGGATAATAGAAGAAGACAAGCGTAATTTAATATGGGTTATCCTATCGGGAGCAGCACTGCTCGGCAGTCTATTTCACTGGCAGGAAGGAGCCTTACCCTTTGACCCGGCGTGGGCAGCCATTGTCTTATGCGGGATTCCCATCCTTGTTGGGGCAATCAAGGGCTTGGTGGTGGATCACGATATAAAGGCCGATGTTCTTGTTTCCATTGCACTCGTAGCTTCCGTATTTATAGGGGAATATTTTGCTGCCGGAGAGGTCGCTTTCATCATGGCCATAGGGACTCTGCTGGAGAACGGAACATCTAAAAGAGCCAACCAAAGTATAGAAAATCTGATGAAACTTACTCCGCGAACCGCCCGGGTGATTCGAAAGGGCAGGGAAGAGATAATCCCGGCGGAGCAGGTAAAGGTTGACGATATATTAGTAGTGCTGGCGGGGGAAGCCATTGCAGCAGACGGTGTTATTTTATCGGGGCAGACCTCTATTGACCAGTCGGTCATGACGGGCGAATCTCTGCCGGTAGATAAAACAGCCGGAGATCCGGTGACCAGCGGGACAGTCAACCAGTACGGCACCTTTACCATGAGGGCCACTCAAGTTGGTGAGGACAGCTCCCTTCAACGGATGATCAAACTGGTGAAAGAGGCCGGTGCCAACAAGGCTCCTATCATAAGCCTGGCGGACAGATGGGCCACCTGGATGGTGTGGGCTGCATTGGGCGCGGCAGTCATCACAGGGCTTGTTACCGGGGAATGGATTCGTGCGGTCACCGTTTTGGTCGTATTTTGTCCGTGCGCATTTATATTAGCTACACCTACGGCGATTATGGCCGGTATCGGCAATGCCGCAGCGTATGGTATCATCATTCGTTCGGGTGACGCATTGGAACGCTTTGCCAAAGTAAAACACATGGCTTTTGATAAGACCGGAACGCTTACTTACGGCAAACTAAAGGTGATTGCACTGAAAAGCTTTAACGACAGCCTTTCTGAAGAGAAGGTGCTATATTATGCAGCCACCGCAGAGCAGCGCTCGGAGCACCCTATAGGAAAATCTATTTGTGCTCATTATCGAGCGTTACGTGAGCAGGATCTTATAAAAAAATCTGAGAAGAAAGTAATGCTGGAGCCGCAGGACTTTATCTTACTGGCCGGGCAGGGAGTGAGAGCACAGATTGACGGGCAGGAAATACTGATAGGGAAACCAGACTTATTTCAGCAGGAACAAATTTTTATATCGAAGGAAATAGAAGATATATCGGAGGATTATTTGAAGAAAGGTGCAACGGTGGTCTACATAGGAATAAACCGGCACATGGCTGGTCTTATCGCCCTGTCCGATACGGTACGGGAGGATGCGGAGAGGATGATCTCCAAATTGAAAAGCCTTCACATAGAACCCCTGCTCCTCACCGGAGACAATTCGGACGCTGCTCAGGATATCTCAGAAAAGGTAGCCATTTCAAAGGTCAAAGCGAATTTGCTTCCGGAAGATAAGATGAAAGAGCTTAAAAGGTATACGGATGAAAACAAGCCTGTCTGCATGGTCGGGGATGGAATCAACGATGCGTTAGCCTTGAAATCCGCTTATGCCGGAGTCGCAATGGGGGGGATCGGGAGCAGTATCGCGGTGGAGGCTGCCGATGCGGTACTGGTCGGTGACGATATCCAGAGAATCCCATATTTGATCAGACTTTCGCAGAAAACTATGAGGAAAATTAAGGTAAATATTGTATTCTCTATGTGTCTGAATCTGCTCGCCGTCATCCTGTCAGCAATGGGCATACTAAATCCTGTTCTGGGGGCTTTGGTTCACAATGCGGGTTCTGTGGCGGTGGTAATCAACTCTGCATTGCTCTTAACGTCAAAGGATGAATAA
- the cbiQ gene encoding cobalt ECF transporter T component CbiQ, which translates to MEEHIVPTNRKHHKHHKIGHKHGEGSSIDFYAYNSGIRRWNPTFKVSFSALTLILCIALNNPYVSIAVMIAMAYLTVIKGRLPVHAYVSVLTIPITFILLGTIMVGIDFSTQPIGQYNLHLGFFYIITSEKSLKMMCFLILKVFGAISAMEMMALSTPSSEIICVLQKTYVPQLFTELMLMTYRYIFILIDVNINIRNSADSRLGFCDLKTSWSTFGKVASNMLIVSMKKSNAYYDAMEARCYDGQFMVLEETQNIKAKQVVIAAIFIFFLLALWYITK; encoded by the coding sequence ATGGAAGAACATATCGTTCCTACGAACAGAAAGCATCATAAACACCATAAAATCGGACACAAACACGGAGAAGGCTCCAGTATTGATTTTTACGCGTATAATTCCGGGATAAGGCGTTGGAATCCGACCTTCAAGGTATCGTTTTCTGCTTTGACATTAATTTTATGCATAGCGCTAAACAATCCATATGTGTCCATCGCCGTCATGATAGCCATGGCATATCTAACGGTAATAAAGGGCCGACTTCCAGTTCACGCATATGTATCCGTGCTGACGATTCCCATTACCTTTATTCTTCTTGGCACAATTATGGTCGGTATTGACTTTTCCACGCAACCGATCGGTCAATACAATTTACATCTGGGATTCTTTTATATTATTACTTCCGAAAAGAGTTTAAAGATGATGTGCTTTTTAATTTTAAAGGTTTTCGGTGCAATCAGCGCAATGGAGATGATGGCTTTATCGACTCCATCCTCAGAAATCATCTGCGTGTTACAGAAGACATATGTGCCCCAGCTCTTTACAGAGTTGATGCTGATGACTTATCGTTATATATTTATTCTGATTGATGTCAACATCAATATCAGAAATTCCGCAGATTCCCGTTTGGGCTTCTGCGATCTAAAAACTTCTTGGAGTACATTTGGAAAAGTTGCAAGCAATATGTTGATCGTTTCCATGAAAAAATCCAACGCCTATTATGATGCCATGGAAGCCAGATGTTATGACGGACAATTTATGGTTCTGGAAGAAACCCAGAATATAAAAGCAAAACAAGTTGTTATAGCAGCTATATTCATATTTTTTCTGTTAGCTTTATGGTACATCACAAAATAG
- a CDS encoding energy-coupling factor ABC transporter ATP-binding protein produces the protein MKNPILQIQNLQYCYGNGKTALHDISVDIYEGEKIAVIGSNGAGKSTFFLNTNGVLTPDEGDIYYRGTLITKKNLKELRKNIGIVFQDADNQIIASTVLAEVGFGPMNLKLKKEEVLERVEEALRYMNILEFKDRPPHYLSGGEKKRVSIADIIAMKSEIIIFDEPTAGLDPLNAEMLEEVLGKLSSEGKTMLISTHDVDFVYRWAERVLVFNEGKIIADGTPFEIFQEIEILKQANLKQPMLMKVYDLLVEHALLKDEQVYPKTFQELQEVIQKI, from the coding sequence ATGAAAAACCCGATTTTACAAATTCAGAACTTACAGTATTGCTACGGAAACGGAAAAACCGCTCTGCACGACATCAGTGTGGATATTTATGAGGGTGAAAAAATTGCTGTTATCGGCTCCAACGGTGCCGGAAAGTCTACCTTTTTTCTGAATACCAACGGAGTTCTTACGCCGGATGAAGGCGACATTTATTACAGAGGAACTTTAATAACCAAAAAGAATCTGAAGGAATTACGGAAAAATATCGGTATCGTCTTTCAGGACGCAGATAATCAGATTATTGCTTCTACTGTTTTGGCAGAGGTCGGATTTGGCCCGATGAATCTAAAGCTGAAAAAAGAAGAGGTTTTAGAGCGTGTAGAGGAAGCCTTGCGTTATATGAACATTCTTGAATTTAAGGATCGGCCGCCTCACTATTTAAGCGGAGGGGAAAAGAAACGGGTCAGCATTGCTGATATTATTGCTATGAAATCAGAAATCATCATATTTGATGAGCCTACGGCAGGGCTTGATCCGCTAAATGCGGAAATGCTGGAAGAGGTCTTAGGAAAACTTTCTTCGGAGGGAAAAACTATGCTCATTTCTACACATGATGTGGACTTCGTCTATCGATGGGCGGAGAGGGTTCTTGTTTTTAATGAGGGAAAGATTATTGCCGACGGTACGCCATTTGAAATTTTTCAAGAGATCGAAATCTTAAAGCAGGCTAATTTAAAACAGCCCATGCTAATGAAGGTCTATGACTTGCTGGTCGAGCACGCACTGCTCAAAGATGAACAGGTTTATCCAAAGACATTTCAGGAACTACAGGAAGTAATTCAAAAAATATAA